CCTGGTGGGCGGCGACGCCGACGACGTGCTCCGCAAGGCCGGCGTCGTGAGCACGGGGCGGCTGGCCAACCTCGCCAGCAGCCAGTTGCCGCCGCCCGCGGTCATGGTGGTCAACAAGGCGGTCGGGTTCCGGCTGATCGGCCAGCTCGGCGACAAACTGTTCACCAAGCTCGGCAAGGGCATCCCGGTGGCCGGCGGCGTCATGGGTGCCGGGCTGGACGCGTTCCTGCTGTCGCGCATCGCCAAGGGTGCCCGGAAGGAATTCCCGCCCACCGAGCGACTGCTGCGCGCCGGGGGACGTTGACATGCCGCGCCTGCCGAGCGTGCGGTGGGCCGCGATGCGGCGCATCTCCGATGCGCTGCAGGAAGCGATCGAGCCGGGTGGGCCGACGATCACCACCCGGGTCGCGTGCCTGCCGCGGATGACCAAGGCGGTCGCGCGCGGCGAATACACCGGCGTCAGCGCGGGGCACCTTGCGTTGCTGGCGGCGGCCGCCGCGTATGTCGTCTCGCCGATCGACCTTTTGCCCGAGGCCCTGGTCGGGGTGGTGGGGCTGGCCGACGACGCCGTGGTGCTGGCCTGGCTGGCGAGCACGCTCACCCGCGACACCGACCGTTTCCTGGAATGGGAGCAGCGGCGCGGCGACACGATCAAGGGCGAGCGGCTGTCCTGACCGCGGCCGTCCACATCCCCCTGCCGGGGTGAGTCGCCCTCCCCAGGCGGTATGACGGGCGCTGTCCGGCCACCCGGCCGCCGTCGCACGCTGCGGTGCATGACCTCCAGCGTGCACGGCATCGGCGAGATCGTCGCCTACCTGCCCTACAACCTCGGCTTCGTCCCCCGGCACTGTCTTGTCGTGATCGGCATCCGCGCCGGGCACATCTGCCTCACCGCCCGGTGCGACCGGCCCACCAGCGCCGAGGTCCCCGACGTGGTCGCGCACGTCGTGACCACGTTCGCGCGCAGCGACCCGGACGAGGTCCTGGTGGTCTGTTACGACGGGCTCGGTGCCGCGGACCGGCTCTTCGTGCTGGAGCTGGGCGACTCGCTGCGCGCGATCTCGGCAGACATCTCGCACGTCCTGCTCGTCCAGAACGGGGTGGCGCGGTGGCGTGCCGAGCAGTGTTCCTGTGACATCTGTCCGCGGGAGTGGGCGCCGGTGCCGCCCGCGATCGACGTCGCGCCGGTGGCCGAGCGGGTCGCGCGTGGTGTGGTCCCGGCCGAGCACCGCGCCGACCTGGTTCGACGGCTCGAGGTCCGGCACCCGCTCGTCGCCCGCGCCGTCGAGGCACGGATCACCGCCGGGGAGCCGTTGCCGATCGACACCGCGCAGGCGCTGCCCCGGGTCATGCTCGACGGCCTGACCCCGGTCCACGCGGTGCCGGTCGACACGCTCGCGGCCGCGACCGTCGCCGTCGGCTCGATCACGATCCGCGACCAGGTGCTGTCCTGGCTGATGCCCGACTTCCTGCCCGGGGAGCTGATCGACGTGGACGCGCCGATCGATCCGCACCACCTGGGCCTGCCACCCATGTGGTTGCGGGAGGTCGACTCGTTCGACGATCCGGTGGCGACCCTCGGTCAACGACTGGAGGACTGGGTGGCATGCATCCCACCGCCCCGCAGTGTGCCGGTGCTGATGCTGCTCGCCGGCATCCGCTGGACCAGCGGCAACGGCGCGCTGGCCTCGATCGCGGTCGCACGGGCGCTCGAGATCGACCGGCACTGCCGTCTCGCGCTGCTTTTCGCGCAGGCGCTGAACGCCGGGCTGCGTCCGGGCGACGGTGAACAGCGACCGGCCTGACACCACCGGGGCGCGGACCGGCGAACGCTGCCCGCCCCGTGAGACGCACCCGGCGACCACTTCGACGTGGTCCCGCGATTTTGCTACCGTCATACCCGTCATGAGTCCCAGCGTCCGCTGATTTCGGCGGACACAGCCCCGGCTGGCTGGGCGGCAACCCTCCACCGCGGTGGGGTGCCCCGGGTGAGGACAAGGTCGACCGCACCATGCGGTTCGGCAAGCGCGGGGCCACCTGGCCCCTTGGGGCTCGAGGAGTGGCAGGTGACCGTCATACACCCGGCGACGCGATGGTGTGCACCGCCGCACGACGCGAATCCCGACGCGCGCGCGATCCGGTTGACCGACGTCGTCCTGGAGAGCGGCAAGGTCCTGCCCGAGGTCGTCGTCACGTTCCAGACCTGGGGACGTCTCGCACCCGGAGCCGACAACGCGGTCCTCGTCGAGCACGCGCTCACCGGCGACTCCCACGTCGAGGGCGAGGCGGGTCCCGGCCAGCCGACGCCCGGCTGGTGGCCCGGGCTGATCGGTCCCGGCCGGCCGCTGGACACCGACGAGTTGTTCGTCGTCGCGATGAACGTGCTCGGCGGCTGCCGCGGCACCACCGGACCCGGTTCGATCGCCCCCGACGGGAAGCCGTGGGGTTCGCGTTTCCCGCGAACCACGATCCGTGACCAGGTGACGGTCGAGGCGGCCGTCGCGAACGAGCTGGGCATCGACGCCTGGTTCCTGGTGCTCGGCGGGTCCATGGGCGGTATGCGCGCCGTCGAATGGGCCGCCGGCCACCCGGACCGGACCCGGTCGGCGCTCATCCTGGCCAGCGCCGCCCACGCGACCGCCGACCAGATCGCCTGGGGCCAGGCACAGAACCTCGCCATCACGTCCGACCCGGACTTCGTCGGCGGCGACTACTACGGCACCGGCCGGTTCCCGGCCGCCGGCCTGGGGATCGCCCGCCGCATCGCGCACACGACCTACCGCAGCGCCGACGAGCTCAACGACCGCTTCGGCACGCGTGCCCAGGTCGGCGAGGACCCGTTGTGTGACGGCCGGTTCGCGGTCGAGAGCTATCTGGACCACCAGGCGGGGAAACTCGTCGGGCGCTTCGACGCGGGTGCCTACGTGCAGCTCACCGCCGCCATGGCCACCCATGACGTGACCCGTGGGCGGGGGAGCCTGGTGGAGGTTCTCGGCTCCTACCAGGGGCTGCTGCGGGTCGCGGCCGTCGACACCGACCGGCTCTTCCCGGCGGCGCTGTCCGAGGAGATGGTTGCGGCATACGGACGAGGGCACGTCCGGATGATGCGCTCGGGTCACGGACACGACGGTTTCCTCATCGAGACCGAGCAGGTGGGTGCCATCGTGACCGAGACGGTGGCGGACGCCCGTGGACACCGATGGCCGGTGCGCGCAGCCGGCTGACGTGACCCAGGTCACCGAACGGCGTGCCCCTGCGTGGCGGCCGTCCGGTAGCGTCGGCGTTACCCCTCGGATCGGGGGTGTGCCGGAAGAGGTGATCGCACAGTGGCTGTCGTCGTGGGATACGTGCCGACCAAGGAGGGCGCGGCGGCGCTGCGGCGCGCGGCATCCGAAGCAGTGGTGCGCGGGACCCCGCTGGTCGTCCTGGACTCGGCCCGTTCCGACGGGGAGGACCAGGCCCCGGACGCACACGCACAACTGGAGGCGCTCGCCGAGCAGGACGTCAGTTACGAGGTCCGCACGGTCGCGCCCGGGCAGGACGCGACCGACGAACTGCTGCGGATCGCCGAGGACGAGTCCGCGGATCTGCTGGTGATCGGGCTGCGGCGCCGGTCACCGGTCGGCAAGCTGATCCTGGGGGCGAACGCGCAGCGGATCCTGCTCGACGCGGCGTGTCCGGTGCTTGCGGTCAAGCCTTCTGAATAGGCCTCAGCGAGGCGGATCTGCCTGCGGCCCAGCAGTTTTCGGGTGCGTGCACACGCCACGCCGAGGGGCGGCGACGGGGCGATGGAATGTTCTGTGCCCAGACTCGTTTTATAATGGTGAGGAAGTGCTCGCGGCCGGGTCGGACCAGCCCGGTTTCGCGATCGCGTCGCAACCCCAACCTCGGTCGGCCGTCCTCCTCGGACGGCAGCGTAGTGATGTCCGTATACCTGCGGGCCGAAAGTCTTGGAAGGTAGTTGGTGGACCCAGTGTCGAAAACCCCCGGAGCCCCGGCCCTGCCG
This genomic window from Flexivirga oryzae contains:
- a CDS encoding universal stress protein; translation: MAVVVGYVPTKEGAAALRRAASEAVVRGTPLVVLDSARSDGEDQAPDAHAQLEALAEQDVSYEVRTVAPGQDATDELLRIAEDESADLLVIGLRRRSPVGKLILGANAQRILLDAACPVLAVKPSE
- a CDS encoding DUF4192 domain-containing protein; amino-acid sequence: MTSSVHGIGEIVAYLPYNLGFVPRHCLVVIGIRAGHICLTARCDRPTSAEVPDVVAHVVTTFARSDPDEVLVVCYDGLGAADRLFVLELGDSLRAISADISHVLLVQNGVARWRAEQCSCDICPREWAPVPPAIDVAPVAERVARGVVPAEHRADLVRRLEVRHPLVARAVEARITAGEPLPIDTAQALPRVMLDGLTPVHAVPVDTLAAATVAVGSITIRDQVLSWLMPDFLPGELIDVDAPIDPHHLGLPPMWLREVDSFDDPVATLGQRLEDWVACIPPPRSVPVLMLLAGIRWTSGNGALASIAVARALEIDRHCRLALLFAQALNAGLRPGDGEQRPA
- a CDS encoding YkvA family protein, translated to MPRLPSVRWAAMRRISDALQEAIEPGGPTITTRVACLPRMTKAVARGEYTGVSAGHLALLAAAAAYVVSPIDLLPEALVGVVGLADDAVVLAWLASTLTRDTDRFLEWEQRRGDTIKGERLS
- the metX gene encoding homoserine O-acetyltransferase MetX, whose amino-acid sequence is MTVIHPATRWCAPPHDANPDARAIRLTDVVLESGKVLPEVVVTFQTWGRLAPGADNAVLVEHALTGDSHVEGEAGPGQPTPGWWPGLIGPGRPLDTDELFVVAMNVLGGCRGTTGPGSIAPDGKPWGSRFPRTTIRDQVTVEAAVANELGIDAWFLVLGGSMGGMRAVEWAAGHPDRTRSALILASAAHATADQIAWGQAQNLAITSDPDFVGGDYYGTGRFPAAGLGIARRIAHTTYRSADELNDRFGTRAQVGEDPLCDGRFAVESYLDHQAGKLVGRFDAGAYVQLTAAMATHDVTRGRGSLVEVLGSYQGLLRVAAVDTDRLFPAALSEEMVAAYGRGHVRMMRSGHGHDGFLIETEQVGAIVTETVADARGHRWPVRAAG